The following proteins come from a genomic window of Euryarchaeota archaeon:
- a CDS encoding PIN domain-containing protein, with protein sequence MILDTSFVIDILRGDFAALGLLDELESGTDVLRIPTPAYFELVEGVERSRYPPREWENLRDTLDRFPSIGLESRHALRAGRISGALIRRGRRIDPVDILIAGIALEEGEAVVTRDVDDFGRVEGLGVRTY encoded by the coding sequence GTGATCCTCGACACGAGCTTCGTCATCGACATCCTGCGCGGCGATTTTGCCGCTTTGGGGCTTCTAGACGAATTGGAAAGCGGGACGGACGTCCTGAGGATCCCGACCCCTGCATACTTCGAACTCGTCGAGGGCGTCGAGCGGTCTCGTTATCCTCCTCGTGAGTGGGAGAATCTGAGAGACACCTTGGATCGCTTCCCGTCGATCGGGTTGGAATCGCGCCATGCCCTGCGCGCGGGAAGGATATCTGGTGCCCTGATCAGGAGAGGGCGGAGGATCGATCCTGTGGACATCCTCATCGCAGGTATAGCGCTCGAAGAGGGCGAAGCGGTGGTCACGAGGGACGTGGACGATTTCGGGAGGGTCGAGGGGTTGGGCGTGAGGACCTATTAA
- a CDS encoding nucleotidyltransferase domain-containing protein: MPVLTKVTSKGQVVIPVEIRRTLKLKQGSHLVVETAGDLLVMKEVALPHPAAEFTAPTGRQRGRGTAKTVPDIAALRGVLVPVLRRQGVRKAALFGSVARGDATSSSDIDVLVELGSDASLLDLATLKLELEEAAGRRVDVVEYASIKPRLREGILADQVSLL, encoded by the coding sequence ATGCCGGTCTTGACTAAAGTCACGTCCAAGGGTCAGGTGGTCATTCCTGTCGAGATCCGGCGGACGCTCAAGCTCAAGCAGGGAAGTCATCTTGTGGTGGAGACCGCCGGCGACCTTCTGGTGATGAAGGAAGTAGCCCTCCCACACCCGGCGGCCGAATTTACGGCTCCAACGGGTCGCCAGAGGGGCCGTGGCACCGCGAAGACCGTCCCAGATATAGCGGCACTTCGCGGCGTCCTCGTCCCCGTCCTGCGGCGGCAAGGTGTGAGGAAGGCCGCGCTTTTCGGTTCCGTCGCGCGAGGCGACGCGACGTCTTCGAGCGACATAGACGTCCTAGTGGAACTTGGGTCGGACGCAAGCCTCCTGGACCTTGCGACACTCAAACTTGAGTTGGAAGAGGCCGCGGGACGGCGCGTAGATGTGGTGGAATACGCATCGATCAAGCCCCGCCTACGCGAAGGAATCCTCGCGGACCAGGTGTCGCTTCTATGA
- a CDS encoding alpha/beta fold hydrolase, with protein sequence MRIVAALSNVASHELAHGKPRTFHVNGTTLFAEEFGPAGGIPALLLPGGPGCSHEYLNPIATRFADRLHSFVLDPRGWGKSSRPPLATMTHAQMVDDFDAVRKALGFDRWLVLGHSYGGFLALEYAIRIPNAVSALTLIGSGSAMDMGHLVAKNVTRLARKYPQAYEAFTRGAYEGENADAAYLHHMQAVIPLFFKDFDEDVAAPLLACTFSAHGDERMSAELRGYDVTDALPKIGAPTLVIDGVHDFILPPEQQKRLHSGIPGSRLVLLESSGHFPFLEDPAGFDKALGRFLDQSSGKP encoded by the coding sequence GTGAGAATCGTGGCCGCCCTGTCGAACGTCGCCTCCCACGAATTGGCGCACGGGAAGCCGCGCACGTTTCATGTGAACGGCACTACGTTGTTCGCAGAGGAGTTCGGACCAGCGGGAGGGATCCCCGCGCTTCTTCTTCCTGGCGGGCCCGGTTGCAGTCACGAGTACCTCAACCCGATCGCCACGCGCTTCGCCGACCGTCTGCACTCGTTCGTGCTCGACCCGCGCGGGTGGGGCAAAAGTTCGCGGCCCCCTCTCGCGACCATGACGCATGCCCAAATGGTCGATGATTTCGACGCGGTGCGAAAAGCACTGGGCTTCGACCGCTGGTTGGTGTTGGGGCACTCGTACGGCGGCTTCCTTGCCCTCGAATACGCGATCCGGATCCCGAATGCGGTGAGCGCTCTCACGCTCATCGGTAGCGGGAGTGCCATGGACATGGGCCACTTGGTGGCCAAGAACGTAACACGCCTCGCCCGCAAGTACCCCCAGGCGTACGAGGCCTTCACGCGTGGCGCCTATGAGGGCGAGAACGCGGACGCCGCGTACTTGCATCACATGCAGGCCGTGATCCCCCTGTTCTTCAAGGATTTCGATGAAGACGTCGCGGCACCCCTGTTGGCGTGCACCTTCTCGGCGCACGGCGACGAACGGATGTCCGCGGAACTCCGTGGGTACGATGTGACGGATGCGCTTCCCAAGATCGGCGCCCCCACTCTCGTCATCGACGGTGTCCACGACTTCATCTTGCCTCCCGAGCAGCAGAAGCGTCTTCATTCCGGAATCCCGGGCTCGCGACTGGTTCTCCTGGAATCGAGCGGCCACTTCCCGTTCCTTGAGGACCCTGCCGGCTTCGACAAAGCGCTGGGGCGCTTTCTCGACCAATCAAGCGGAAAGCCTTAG
- a CDS encoding ATP synthase subunit A produces MQATTVKQAGKTGLIYRVAGPVVTAKGISARMYDVVFVGKEELMGEVIEISGDKTIVQVYEDTSGIKPGEPVRETGQPLVVELGPGLLTSIYDGIQRPLVVLKDKMGDFIQRGVFAPGLDHAKKWDFKPSVKKGDKVKGGDVLGSVQETQRIHHKILVPPNVSGTITQVSPEGKYTIDETVAKLDTGADLMLHHKWPVRIPRPFTEKLRPEIPLVTGQRILDGLFPVAKGGAAAIPGPFGSGKTVTQQALAKWSDAEIVVYIGCGERGNEMTEVLTEFPELQDPKSGRPLMERTVLIANTSNMPVAAREASVYTGMTIAEYYRDQGYDVSLMADSTSRWAEAMREISSRLEEMPGEEGYPAYLAAKLAEFYERAGRVITLDGQKGSVTAIGAVSPPGGDFSEPVTQNTLRIVKVFWALDAKLAQRRHFPSINWLNSYTLYEELLADWYKENVAPDWNTMRSQFMDILQQEAELQDIVQLVGSDALPAEQQLTLEVARMIREIFLQQNAFHPIDTYCPLDKQYKLMKAIMKYRDLGKTAMNRGVPITTIGSVKAKAELSRARFEEGFDQLYEKIMKQMEDEFAKMEAA; encoded by the coding sequence ATGCAGGCAACCACAGTGAAGCAAGCGGGAAAGACCGGTTTGATCTACCGAGTCGCCGGGCCCGTCGTCACCGCCAAGGGCATCTCGGCCCGCATGTACGACGTCGTCTTCGTGGGGAAAGAGGAGCTCATGGGCGAGGTCATCGAGATCTCCGGCGACAAGACGATCGTCCAAGTCTATGAGGACACGAGCGGCATCAAGCCCGGCGAGCCCGTTCGAGAGACCGGTCAACCGTTGGTCGTCGAACTCGGTCCGGGCCTTCTCACCTCCATCTACGACGGCATCCAGCGTCCGCTCGTCGTCTTGAAGGATAAGATGGGCGACTTCATCCAGCGCGGCGTCTTCGCGCCCGGCCTCGACCACGCGAAGAAGTGGGATTTCAAGCCGAGCGTCAAGAAAGGCGACAAAGTGAAGGGCGGCGACGTTCTGGGAAGCGTCCAAGAGACGCAACGGATACACCACAAGATCCTCGTGCCGCCGAACGTGTCGGGCACGATCACGCAAGTGAGCCCCGAGGGAAAGTACACGATCGACGAGACGGTCGCGAAGCTCGATACCGGAGCGGACCTGATGCTCCACCACAAGTGGCCGGTGCGCATCCCGCGCCCGTTCACCGAGAAGCTCCGCCCGGAGATTCCACTTGTCACCGGACAGCGCATCCTCGATGGGTTGTTCCCGGTGGCGAAAGGCGGCGCCGCCGCCATCCCGGGCCCCTTCGGCTCCGGAAAGACGGTCACGCAGCAGGCACTCGCCAAGTGGTCGGACGCCGAGATAGTCGTCTACATCGGTTGCGGCGAGCGCGGCAACGAGATGACGGAGGTGCTCACGGAGTTCCCCGAACTCCAAGACCCCAAGTCCGGACGCCCCTTGATGGAGCGCACGGTCCTCATCGCGAACACGTCGAACATGCCTGTCGCGGCTCGGGAAGCGTCGGTGTACACGGGGATGACCATCGCCGAATACTATCGCGACCAGGGTTACGACGTGTCGCTCATGGCCGACTCGACGTCGCGCTGGGCAGAGGCCATGCGTGAGATATCGTCACGTCTCGAGGAAATGCCCGGCGAAGAAGGGTACCCGGCCTATCTTGCGGCGAAGCTTGCCGAGTTCTACGAACGCGCGGGCCGCGTCATAACCCTTGACGGACAGAAGGGGTCGGTCACCGCCATCGGCGCCGTGTCGCCGCCGGGCGGCGACTTCTCCGAGCCCGTCACGCAAAACACCTTGCGCATCGTGAAGGTGTTCTGGGCTCTCGACGCAAAACTCGCTCAAAGGCGGCACTTCCCCTCGATCAACTGGCTGAACTCGTACACACTCTACGAGGAACTCCTCGCCGACTGGTACAAGGAGAACGTGGCCCCGGATTGGAACACGATGCGCTCACAGTTCATGGACATCCTCCAGCAAGAGGCCGAGTTGCAGGACATCGTGCAGCTCGTCGGCTCCGACGCGCTTCCCGCCGAACAGCAGTTGACCCTTGAGGTCGCCCGCATGATACGCGAGATCTTCCTCCAGCAGAACGCGTTCCACCCGATCGACACGTACTGCCCGCTCGACAAGCAGTACAAGCTCATGAAGGCCATAATGAAATACCGCGACCTCGGAAAGACCGCCATGAACCGCGGCGTGCCCATCACGACCATCGGCAGCGTAAAGGCGAAGGCCGAACTATCGCGGGCGAGGTTCGAGGAAGGCTTCGATCAACTCTACGAGAAGATCATGAAACAGATGGAAGACGAGTTCGCGAAGATGGAGGCGGCGTAG
- a CDS encoding V-type ATP synthase subunit B — translation MKEYKTITEIAGPLVFVEKTDPVGYGELVTIKLPDGAIKRGQVLDTSDDLVAVQVFEGTSGINREATVKFLGETIKLALSKDMLGRVLSGRGAPKDGGPEIIPEKRTDIIGAAINPYSRESPSEFIQTGISTIDGMNTLVRGQKLPIFSGSGLPHNEIALQIARQAKVRGEGEEFAVVFAAMGITNEEYQAFKADFERTGALQRAVLFVNLADDPTIERLITPRMALTAAEYLAYEHDYHVLVILTDMTNYCEALRQIGAAREEVPGRRGYPGYMYTDLAQIYERAGKIKGRKGSITQFPILTMPGDDITHPIPDLTGYITEGQVVISRELHRKGIYPPINVLPSLSRLMNAGIGVKKDHHGNVRVLTREDHKAVSDQVYAGYAEGKDLRGLVAIVGKDALSDRDKKFLEFADLFEDKVVRQGRDEDRDIEATLTHFWDLVGTLPESAVTRIDKKYIDKYHPQNRGKATVSPTAR, via the coding sequence ATGAAAGAATACAAAACAATCACCGAAATCGCAGGACCCCTGGTGTTCGTCGAGAAGACCGACCCGGTCGGCTACGGCGAACTGGTGACCATCAAGCTCCCGGACGGCGCGATAAAGCGGGGGCAGGTGCTCGACACGTCCGACGACCTCGTCGCCGTGCAGGTGTTCGAGGGGACTTCGGGCATCAACCGCGAGGCGACCGTAAAGTTCCTCGGCGAGACTATCAAGCTCGCGCTCTCGAAGGACATGTTGGGCCGGGTCCTCTCCGGTCGCGGCGCCCCAAAGGACGGGGGCCCGGAGATCATCCCGGAGAAGCGCACCGACATCATCGGGGCGGCCATCAATCCGTACTCTCGCGAATCCCCGTCCGAGTTCATCCAGACGGGAATCTCCACGATAGACGGCATGAACACGCTCGTTCGGGGCCAAAAACTCCCGATTTTCTCCGGTTCCGGATTGCCGCACAATGAGATCGCCCTCCAGATAGCACGCCAAGCGAAGGTGCGGGGCGAGGGCGAGGAGTTCGCCGTCGTGTTCGCGGCGATGGGCATCACCAACGAGGAGTACCAGGCCTTCAAGGCGGACTTCGAACGCACGGGCGCCCTTCAGCGCGCCGTGTTGTTCGTGAACCTCGCCGACGACCCCACGATCGAGCGTTTGATCACGCCGAGGATGGCCTTAACGGCCGCCGAGTACCTCGCGTACGAGCACGATTACCACGTGTTGGTCATCCTCACGGACATGACCAATTACTGCGAGGCGCTAAGGCAGATCGGCGCCGCGCGTGAGGAAGTGCCCGGCCGCCGAGGCTACCCGGGTTACATGTACACCGACCTCGCGCAGATCTACGAACGCGCAGGCAAGATCAAGGGAAGGAAAGGCTCCATCACGCAGTTCCCCATCCTCACGATGCCCGGCGACGACATCACGCACCCGATCCCCGACCTCACCGGTTACATCACGGAGGGGCAGGTCGTCATCTCGCGTGAACTGCACAGGAAGGGCATCTACCCGCCGATCAACGTTCTCCCGAGCCTGTCGCGGCTAATGAACGCTGGCATAGGCGTGAAGAAGGATCACCACGGCAACGTCCGCGTCCTCACGCGTGAAGACCACAAGGCGGTCTCCGACCAGGTCTACGCAGGGTACGCTGAAGGAAAGGATCTCCGTGGCCTCGTCGCCATCGTCGGCAAGGACGCTCTCTCCGACCGGGACAAGAAGTTCCTGGAATTCGCCGACCTCTTCGAGGACAAGGTCGTACGCCAAGGCCGCGACGAGGACCGCGACATCGAAGCGACGCTCACGCACTTCTGGGACCTAGTAGGGACGCTACCGGAGTCGGCGGTCACGAGGATCGACAAGAAGTACATCGACAAGTACCACCCGCAGAACCGGGGCAAGGCCACGGTCTCACCGACGGCACGTTAA
- a CDS encoding antitoxin VapB family protein, with the protein MGTKTLSVADDAYELLAKEKRAGESFSDVIRRLAHKPSLRDLQKFISPKEAEALAEAVQMNKQERTEARVKKLGLPEGETTAPDDLRRERRRT; encoded by the coding sequence ATGGGAACGAAGACGTTGTCGGTCGCGGACGACGCATACGAACTGCTTGCCAAAGAGAAGCGGGCCGGCGAGTCGTTCAGCGACGTCATCCGCCGCCTGGCCCACAAACCTTCGCTACGCGACCTACAGAAGTTCATCTCTCCAAAGGAGGCCGAAGCGCTCGCCGAGGCCGTCCAGATGAACAAGCAAGAACGGACTGAGGCGAGGGTCAAAAAGCTGGGTCTTCCGGAGGGCGAAACGACGGCGCCGGACGACCTACGTCGCGAGAGGCGTCGCACGTGA
- a CDS encoding DUF1059 domain-containing protein has protein sequence MPELKQSHGLRQSACGPECGFLIRSPDETEVVRVVRAHVKDAHAMELTETQARAAVTAVR, from the coding sequence ATGCCAGAACTCAAACAAAGCCACGGATTGCGACAAAGTGCATGCGGACCGGAATGCGGTTTTCTCATCCGGAGCCCGGACGAAACCGAAGTCGTGCGCGTCGTGCGCGCTCACGTCAAGGATGCGCACGCGATGGAACTCACGGAGACCCAAGCGCGCGCCGCCGTCACGGCCGTACGGTAG
- a CDS encoding tetratricopeptide repeat protein, with translation MGAEQANSTLGKMIAGQTFGSAEDADRFMRNLLEANGGKLPMFSPETPLEAAQQVCYDAWEETSASKAASLARKALKISGDCADAYNILAESESIAGAAALFEKGMAAGERALGPRFFKENKGMFWGLIETRPYMRSREGYARCLWAMGRLDEAMAHYEAILELNPNDNQGNRSALFELYMEKGRVEDAAKLLGRYPDDALVESSWGAVLVAFVRGEVATAKRLLRTARKYHPHVPDYLLGTRRVPSGLPDLVAWGSRQEAASYARNSGALWQRHPEALEWLNVEVGAKGHARVGKRDP, from the coding sequence ATGGGCGCCGAACAAGCCAATTCGACTCTTGGTAAGATGATCGCCGGTCAAACCTTCGGGAGCGCGGAGGACGCGGATCGGTTCATGAGAAATCTTCTCGAGGCCAATGGCGGAAAGCTTCCGATGTTTTCGCCCGAGACGCCGTTGGAGGCCGCGCAGCAGGTATGTTATGATGCGTGGGAGGAAACGAGCGCATCGAAGGCTGCCTCCTTGGCCAGGAAAGCGCTCAAGATAAGCGGCGATTGCGCGGACGCGTACAACATCCTGGCCGAAAGCGAGTCAATAGCGGGAGCGGCGGCCCTCTTCGAAAAAGGAATGGCGGCGGGGGAGCGTGCCCTCGGGCCGCGCTTTTTCAAGGAGAACAAAGGTATGTTCTGGGGATTGATCGAAACGCGACCCTATATGCGGTCGCGGGAAGGATACGCACGGTGCCTCTGGGCTATGGGGCGGCTTGATGAGGCCATGGCGCACTATGAGGCGATACTTGAGCTGAACCCGAACGACAACCAGGGGAATCGAAGCGCGTTGTTCGAACTATACATGGAGAAGGGTCGGGTGGAGGATGCGGCCAAGCTCCTCGGCCGTTATCCAGACGATGCTCTTGTCGAGTCTTCATGGGGCGCGGTCCTCGTCGCTTTCGTCAGGGGCGAAGTGGCGACCGCGAAGCGGCTTCTGCGGACCGCGCGCAAGTACCATCCTCACGTTCCGGACTACCTGCTCGGCACGAGAAGGGTCCCTTCTGGCCTACCAGACCTTGTCGCGTGGGGGAGTCGCCAAGAAGCTGCCTCGTATGCGCGAAACAGCGGCGCTTTGTGGCAGCGTCATCCGGAAGCGTTGGAGTGGCTGAACGTGGAAGTCGGTGCGAAAGGCCACGCCCGCGTAGGAAAGCGGGACCCGTAG
- a CDS encoding nucleotidyltransferase domain-containing protein: protein MKYLKPADYRLLHRLVQSQSGEKGLTLNALAQELGVSSSFLSQQFRRMMRDDLVERSQESSPEGRTVKYSARDSLAVQWISPSNGACLRWLAHGAIDWDFPLVTQVPDVEARTTVLSFLRRLRREFPGEPAERPTVVIYGSTARSKARPGADVDCIVLVPEPVKAHTRRIIDLAAETSLTASRPIQPRVIGPGRFFELPKVIQEAVQTDGLIVFAGVESEHAATPKGIWELVYGGRPPDE from the coding sequence GTGAAGTACCTCAAGCCCGCCGACTACCGGCTCCTTCATCGCCTAGTCCAGAGCCAATCGGGCGAGAAGGGACTGACGTTGAACGCGCTGGCCCAAGAATTGGGGGTGAGCTCCTCCTTCCTCTCTCAGCAGTTTCGAAGAATGATGCGCGACGACCTCGTCGAACGTAGCCAAGAGAGCTCTCCGGAGGGCCGGACGGTGAAGTACAGCGCCCGCGATTCCCTTGCAGTCCAATGGATCTCGCCCTCGAACGGCGCGTGCCTTCGATGGTTGGCGCACGGTGCCATCGATTGGGACTTCCCCCTCGTGACGCAAGTTCCCGACGTGGAAGCAAGAACGACCGTCCTTTCCTTTCTGCGCCGTCTTCGACGAGAATTCCCGGGAGAACCGGCCGAGCGGCCAACGGTGGTGATATACGGGTCGACTGCCCGCAGCAAGGCAAGGCCCGGGGCCGACGTTGATTGTATCGTCCTCGTCCCGGAGCCCGTCAAAGCCCACACCCGTAGGATCATCGATCTGGCCGCCGAAACAAGCCTGACCGCAAGCCGCCCCATACAGCCACGCGTCATCGGGCCGGGCCGATTCTTCGAATTGCCGAAAGTCATCCAAGAAGCCGTCCAAACGGACGGGCTCATCGTGTTCGCCGGCGTCGAGTCGGAACACGCCGCGACTCCGAAGGGGATTTGGGAACTCGTCTACGGGGGTCGGCCACCGGATGAATGA
- a CDS encoding HEPN domain-containing protein, which yields MNEEELMKGAEEWLAAAKENLAAGRFHTAFESARQAAELAAKALLSRKSGKYPSDHMVAGPLFQAGLLPEGVDGKRLHKLLSRFTLGTYGFDETVHRSEVQDAVRLAERMVKALRAAGKK from the coding sequence ATGAATGAGGAAGAGTTGATGAAGGGGGCGGAGGAATGGCTCGCCGCAGCCAAAGAGAATCTCGCCGCCGGCCGGTTTCACACCGCGTTCGAATCGGCGAGACAGGCGGCCGAGCTTGCCGCCAAGGCCCTCCTGTCTCGTAAGTCCGGCAAGTACCCCTCCGACCACATGGTCGCAGGCCCACTTTTCCAAGCTGGTCTCCTGCCCGAAGGTGTCGACGGCAAGCGCCTCCACAAACTGCTTTCGCGCTTCACGCTCGGCACCTACGGTTTCGACGAAACGGTGCACAGAAGCGAAGTCCAAGACGCCGTCCGACTGGCAGAACGAATGGTGAAGGCGCTGCGGGCGGCGGGCAAGAAATGA
- a CDS encoding V-type ATP synthase subunit F (produces ATP from ADP in the presence of a proton gradient across the membrane; the F subunit is part of the catalytic core of the ATP synthase complex), giving the protein MTKEVYAVGSETFVTGFRLSGVKKAIAVEGQAYQDEVVRLLDAGEAGIMIVHSSDVARLPAPLRRKMSESIDPVVIQMGEASSSDLRDKVKRAIGLDLYKE; this is encoded by the coding sequence ATGACGAAGGAGGTCTACGCGGTGGGCTCGGAGACGTTCGTCACCGGTTTCCGCCTCTCCGGCGTGAAGAAAGCCATCGCCGTGGAGGGCCAAGCGTACCAAGACGAGGTGGTAAGACTCCTCGATGCCGGGGAAGCGGGCATCATGATAGTCCATTCATCCGACGTCGCGAGACTTCCGGCGCCTCTTCGCCGCAAGATGAGCGAGTCGATCGACCCCGTGGTCATCCAGATGGGCGAGGCCTCATCGTCGGATCTGCGGGATAAAGTAAAGCGCGCAATAGGTCTCGATCTCTACAAGGAGTGA
- a CDS encoding Lrp/AsnC family transcriptional regulator, protein MDETDFRILQAMGFQPYTPELPPADAVRPSRLARRVGLGVKATKDRIARMESAGVIAGYSAYPNLRHFPLQWRSFHFRVPEERKAAFVKAIEPLDGVTGCFQFLGRDVCVDLFFQDDAERDRRLRALSGAAGSSPWEFYDNYRPPAKRPLSPLDWRIVKALRHDAKKPLSAVAKELRVTPRTVRNRFERMIADGSLWIVPNVDFSKIAGFVAFGLLVYLRPDPPNAAKAARSAIEPSLIHAWVPPSKELGSFVYFLRARTTGDVDSIAARVRALAGVERVELLIPAARTMSLSWLDEAIDRRAVGEISVSGASTDKKGNSEGEATVGAPSGARQAKKR, encoded by the coding sequence GTGGACGAAACGGACTTCCGGATCCTGCAGGCCATGGGGTTCCAACCGTACACGCCAGAGCTCCCGCCCGCGGATGCCGTCCGCCCGTCGCGTCTTGCGCGTCGCGTGGGTCTCGGGGTCAAGGCGACGAAGGATCGCATCGCCCGCATGGAGTCGGCAGGTGTAATCGCCGGCTACTCTGCGTATCCGAACCTGCGACATTTCCCCCTTCAGTGGCGAAGTTTCCATTTTCGCGTTCCTGAGGAGCGCAAGGCTGCGTTCGTGAAGGCGATCGAGCCGCTCGACGGTGTCACGGGCTGTTTCCAGTTCCTGGGACGTGATGTGTGCGTGGACCTTTTCTTCCAGGACGATGCCGAGCGCGATCGCCGCCTGCGAGCCCTTTCGGGTGCGGCGGGTTCTTCGCCTTGGGAATTCTACGACAACTACCGTCCGCCAGCCAAACGCCCTTTGTCGCCCCTCGATTGGCGCATCGTGAAAGCACTGCGCCACGACGCCAAGAAACCGCTATCCGCGGTTGCAAAGGAACTACGTGTCACGCCACGGACCGTCCGGAACCGCTTCGAACGGATGATCGCCGACGGGAGCCTCTGGATCGTGCCGAACGTGGATTTCTCCAAGATTGCCGGGTTCGTGGCTTTTGGCCTGCTAGTGTATTTGCGACCTGATCCTCCGAATGCCGCGAAAGCGGCACGCAGTGCGATCGAGCCCTCGCTCATCCACGCTTGGGTCCCCCCGTCGAAGGAGCTTGGTAGCTTCGTCTACTTCCTTCGAGCGCGAACTACCGGCGACGTCGATTCGATTGCGGCTCGCGTGCGAGCTCTCGCAGGCGTAGAGCGGGTCGAACTTCTCATTCCCGCAGCTCGCACCATGAGTCTCTCGTGGCTCGACGAGGCCATCGACAGGCGCGCCGTAGGCGAGATTTCCGTTTCCGGGGCCTCGACGGACAAAAAGGGAAACTCCGAAGGCGAAGCGACCGTTGGTGCGCCCTCGGGCGCGCGACAGGCCAAAAAGCGTTGA
- a CDS encoding DUF86 domain-containing protein codes for MKDSVIYLDDILESIERISEYVDGVTLKRFLAAPEKQDAVLRRLEIIGEAVKHVPVELRETRPAVPWKSIAGLRDVVIHSYANVDNRRVWKVVKKDLPILEREIRSIMADLERKE; via the coding sequence ATGAAGGATTCCGTGATCTACCTTGACGACATACTGGAGTCGATCGAGCGGATATCGGAATATGTGGATGGAGTGACCCTGAAAAGGTTTCTGGCGGCGCCTGAGAAGCAGGACGCCGTGCTTCGCAGGCTCGAAATCATCGGCGAAGCGGTGAAACATGTCCCGGTCGAGCTACGTGAAACGCGCCCGGCCGTTCCTTGGAAGTCGATAGCCGGCTTGAGGGACGTCGTGATCCACTCCTACGCCAATGTTGACAACAGGCGAGTCTGGAAGGTCGTCAAGAAGGATCTCCCCATCCTGGAACGAGAGATCCGATCGATCATGGCGGATCTCGAACGGAAAGAGTGA
- a CDS encoding V-type ATP synthase subunit D: MAIRDIKPTRSELIELKKRIALSVKGHKLLKMKRDGLIMEFFKLLEEAKTIRQELVQRYAEAAEKIAIAEAVEGSVAVKSASFALLNNPQVTVSRKNLMGVVVPQIQATQFKARLDQRGYGIIGTSPRIDEAAKAYERLLETIVRAAEVETGIKKLLDEIEKTKRRVNALEFKVIPELNETRAFIAFRLEEMERENTFRLKKIKEKGAAAAEAAA, from the coding sequence GTGGCCATACGGGACATCAAACCCACCCGCTCTGAGCTCATCGAACTCAAGAAGCGGATCGCGCTTTCCGTCAAGGGCCACAAGCTGCTCAAGATGAAGCGCGACGGCCTCATCATGGAGTTCTTCAAGCTCTTGGAGGAGGCGAAGACCATCCGGCAGGAGCTCGTGCAGCGTTACGCGGAGGCCGCGGAGAAGATCGCGATCGCCGAGGCGGTCGAGGGGTCTGTCGCGGTGAAAAGCGCCTCATTCGCCCTCCTCAACAACCCGCAGGTCACGGTGAGCCGGAAGAACCTGATGGGTGTGGTCGTGCCCCAGATCCAGGCCACGCAGTTCAAGGCACGCCTGGACCAGCGCGGCTATGGTATCATCGGCACGAGCCCGCGTATCGACGAGGCGGCGAAAGCCTACGAGCGGCTCCTTGAGACGATCGTGCGCGCCGCGGAGGTCGAGACGGGGATCAAGAAACTCCTCGACGAGATCGAGAAGACGAAACGGCGGGTCAACGCCTTGGAGTTCAAGGTCATCCCCGAGTTGAACGAGACAAGGGCGTTCATCGCGTTCCGACTGGAAGAGATGGAACGGGAGAATACGTTCCGCTTGAAAAAGATCAAGGAGAAGGGCGCGGCGGCCGCGGAAGCGGCGGCTTAG
- a CDS encoding DUF4234 domain-containing protein codes for MVLPTKVGKQRGFGRGLLFTILSLGLYSIYWNYKAHNEIFEQFELKKEGRDENIILLIFGLVVFPVLWFYQLKAIENLNYARERLGLPKAITGVEFLLWTTVGILLLLLGPLVGYAKLQKSVNEVWDRYDQRKAELVTQGQTPAAPAPLM; via the coding sequence ATGGTTCTTCCGACGAAGGTGGGAAAGCAACGGGGATTCGGGCGCGGGCTACTGTTCACGATTCTTTCGCTGGGCCTTTACAGCATCTACTGGAACTACAAGGCCCACAACGAGATCTTCGAACAGTTCGAATTGAAGAAGGAGGGACGCGATGAGAACATCATCCTTCTGATCTTCGGACTCGTGGTCTTCCCCGTGCTTTGGTTCTACCAACTCAAGGCCATCGAGAACCTTAACTACGCGAGAGAGAGGCTTGGCCTGCCGAAGGCGATCACTGGAGTCGAATTCCTTCTTTGGACCACCGTCGGCATCCTCCTCCTGTTGCTCGGACCGCTTGTGGGATACGCGAAACTGCAGAAATCCGTCAACGAAGTGTGGGACCGCTACGACCAACGGAAGGCCGAACTCGTTACCCAGGGCCAAACGCCCGCGGCGCCTGCGCCGCTCATGTGA